In Ensifer canadensis, a genomic segment contains:
- a CDS encoding SDR family NAD(P)-dependent oxidoreductase — translation MRLKDKVCIVTGGARGIGRATVELFAKEGAKVHACDISFREEFQGSGIQKHKLDVTDFANWEQVVKDVLAIDGRIDVLFNNAGTVHSYDGIAEISIEDWNKVIAINQTGPFYGMKTVIPHMRALGGGSIINTSSIWGIAGAAGVSAYTASKAAVRHMSKNAALTYVGDNIRVNSIHPGIIGTPMIEAQDAGITQSIVDITPMKRLGRPEEIAFGALFLASDESSYMTGAELVIDGGYTAP, via the coding sequence AACAGGTGGCGCACGCGGAATCGGACGCGCGACGGTCGAGCTCTTCGCAAAGGAAGGCGCAAAGGTCCATGCTTGCGACATTAGTTTTCGAGAGGAGTTCCAGGGCAGCGGTATCCAGAAGCATAAGCTCGATGTTACCGACTTCGCCAACTGGGAACAGGTAGTCAAAGACGTCCTCGCAATCGACGGTCGGATTGATGTCCTCTTCAACAACGCTGGCACCGTCCACTCCTACGACGGTATCGCCGAGATTTCCATTGAGGATTGGAACAAAGTCATCGCTATCAACCAGACCGGCCCCTTCTACGGAATGAAGACTGTCATTCCGCACATGCGGGCGTTGGGCGGCGGATCGATAATCAACACGTCTTCAATCTGGGGCATAGCCGGTGCTGCGGGTGTTTCTGCATACACGGCCTCCAAGGCTGCCGTTCGCCACATGAGCAAGAATGCGGCGCTCACCTATGTCGGTGACAACATAAGGGTGAACTCTATCCATCCCGGCATCATCGGTACACCGATGATTGAAGCCCAGGACGCGGGCATCACTCAGTCGATCGTTGACATCACGCCCATGAAGCGCCTGGGACGACCGGAAGAGATCGCGTTCGGAGCGCTATTCCTTGCCTCCGACGAGTCCAGCTACATGACCGGCGCGGAATTGGTCATCGACGGCGGGTACACGGCACCGTAG
- a CDS encoding 3-keto-5-aminohexanoate cleavage protein: MSYVPQERVIITCAVTGNLTRPDQTPFLPITPEQIATSALEAGEAGAAIVHIHVRDPETGAPSMSIDLYRDVMQRIRKHRPDLLVNLTTGPGGRFVPSEGDPKIAGPGTTLLPPEQRVRHIEELRPDICTLDLNTMVSGGEVVINPPRNIRIMAERIRRAGVVPEIELFDSGDCHLARDLIRDQTLAGPGLFSLVLGVKYGFEASPDAMMYARSLLPSGAIWTGFGIGRHEFPMVAQSWLLGGHVRVGMEDNIYLSKGVLAERNSQLVERAVELIRNLGARPATTDEARTMLSL, from the coding sequence ATGTCTTATGTTCCTCAAGAACGCGTGATCATCACGTGCGCGGTGACCGGCAACTTGACCCGCCCGGACCAAACGCCGTTCCTGCCGATCACGCCGGAACAAATCGCTACAAGTGCATTGGAAGCCGGCGAAGCGGGAGCGGCAATCGTTCACATTCACGTCCGTGACCCAGAGACCGGCGCGCCGTCAATGTCGATCGATCTCTACCGCGATGTAATGCAACGAATAAGGAAGCATAGGCCCGACCTCCTGGTCAATCTCACCACCGGTCCCGGCGGACGCTTCGTCCCGTCCGAGGGCGACCCGAAGATCGCTGGACCCGGCACCACTCTGCTTCCTCCAGAACAACGGGTACGTCATATCGAGGAGCTACGCCCTGACATTTGCACGCTCGACCTCAATACGATGGTCTCTGGCGGTGAAGTCGTCATCAACCCGCCCCGAAACATTCGGATCATGGCGGAGCGCATCCGCAGAGCCGGCGTTGTGCCCGAGATCGAGCTTTTCGATTCAGGTGACTGCCATCTTGCGCGCGACCTTATTCGGGATCAGACGCTCGCTGGTCCCGGTCTTTTCTCGCTCGTGCTTGGCGTGAAGTACGGGTTCGAGGCGTCACCTGATGCCATGATGTATGCGCGCAGCCTGCTTCCTTCCGGTGCAATCTGGACCGGTTTTGGCATAGGTCGGCACGAATTCCCGATGGTCGCCCAGTCGTGGCTTCTCGGTGGGCACGTTCGCGTGGGAATGGAAGACAACATCTACCTGTCGAAGGGGGTTCTGGCCGAGCGGAACTCGCAGTTGGTAGAACGCGCAGTCGAACTGATCCGAAACCTCGGCGCGCGGCCAGCTACCACCGATGAAGCGCGGACGATGCTCTCGCTATGA
- a CDS encoding NADPH-dependent FMN reductase: protein MEGLVPPDTQITLLGSVGDIPHYDADLQAEGFPAAVTEMAHAIRSADGVIVVTPEYNYSVPGVLKNALDWLSRLPEAPFGGKPVSLMTGSPGPIAGARAQYHLRQIMVFLDALVFTKPEVMVGGINTKVDVDAGVITDEATRTFVANHLNAFASFVKRFSRL from the coding sequence TTGGAAGGACTGGTCCCACCCGACACCCAAATCACGTTGCTCGGATCGGTCGGCGATATTCCTCACTATGACGCCGACCTTCAAGCGGAAGGGTTCCCGGCGGCCGTAACCGAAATGGCCCATGCGATCCGCTCAGCGGACGGAGTGATTGTGGTCACCCCCGAATACAACTACTCAGTCCCGGGCGTCCTCAAAAACGCACTCGATTGGCTGTCGCGGCTTCCAGAAGCGCCGTTCGGGGGCAAGCCAGTGTCACTGATGACCGGATCGCCAGGACCAATTGCCGGAGCCCGCGCTCAATATCACCTCCGCCAGATCATGGTCTTCCTCGACGCCCTCGTGTTCACGAAGCCAGAGGTGATGGTCGGGGGCATCAACACGAAGGTCGACGTTGACGCCGGAGTGATAACGGACGAGGCGACCCGAACCTTTGTGGCCAATCACCTGAATGCCTTTGCCAGTTTCGTGAAGCGATTTTCTCGATTGTGA
- a CDS encoding AAA family ATPase — MARRSDKRFRCPWRLSKPNDDPFVTLPVYMAYCTIAAALRSRNRKNSKFIAILQVQGDCYLPIYSQAAEVFLMGLWEERDYNPCIAAWDEHRHRDQIVALNKDQAIFFAGPDRQLDTEAWLLADVVVSVMSPMRRQAEAALRRFGIPVSERDVEILLSETWSRLHQAFQTRRQPASAMERLRQYPRASTIAVNKDPEGPSLDEMHGFGALLKWGHDLAIDLADYKAERIQWEEVDAGVLISGPPGSGKTMFAGALAKTCDVPLIYGSVSAWQMAGSLDDHLKAMRASFDEAKAQAPAILFIDEVDTFGDRSATDRNRGYMRGAIAGFLELLDGFKRRKGVVVVSACNNPDHLDPAIRRSGRLGQHFEVTLPDENARRSILKYHIGIDLDPNQAEQFTLATEGYSGADIGQLVRFAKRTARRRKASFGGAHIVGELPPAPELPADYLHSVAVHEAGHAIVAVELGFGELVSVKIARYAIPGNGNQVGGATYAMPPHMRRTRAAYLDDIAVTLGGIAAETVVFEAFFDGAAGSHNADLNSVTRTATLLEAALGMGHTLVVADNAPSRLEALRASDPGLRKRVHDVIANEFERAKEIIRGRRSALDEIAGRLIEARSLSGDEVREIVERHRRPTVSLAKLPRSMGA, encoded by the coding sequence GGCGCTTCGCTCCCGGAATCGGAAGAACTCGAAGTTCATTGCGATCCTGCAAGTTCAAGGCGACTGCTACTTGCCGATTTACTCCCAAGCCGCCGAAGTATTCCTGATGGGGCTCTGGGAGGAGCGGGATTACAATCCCTGTATCGCCGCTTGGGATGAGCACCGCCATAGGGACCAAATCGTGGCCCTGAACAAGGACCAGGCGATTTTCTTCGCAGGGCCCGACCGACAGCTCGACACCGAGGCGTGGCTGCTCGCCGATGTCGTGGTGAGCGTCATGTCTCCGATGAGAAGGCAGGCAGAGGCGGCGCTGCGACGTTTCGGCATTCCTGTGTCCGAGAGGGACGTCGAAATTCTGTTGTCCGAGACATGGTCACGACTGCATCAGGCTTTCCAAACCCGTCGCCAGCCGGCTTCCGCGATGGAGCGGCTACGCCAGTATCCCCGTGCTTCGACCATTGCCGTAAATAAAGACCCCGAAGGGCCGTCGCTTGACGAAATGCACGGGTTCGGAGCGCTTCTGAAGTGGGGGCACGACCTCGCGATCGACTTGGCAGATTACAAGGCGGAACGTATCCAGTGGGAGGAGGTCGACGCCGGGGTGTTGATTTCCGGGCCGCCTGGTTCGGGAAAAACCATGTTCGCCGGTGCTCTGGCCAAGACCTGCGACGTTCCTTTGATCTACGGCTCTGTTTCCGCCTGGCAGATGGCGGGTTCCCTCGATGACCATTTGAAAGCCATGCGTGCCTCTTTTGATGAAGCCAAAGCACAGGCTCCGGCGATTCTGTTCATCGATGAGGTCGACACTTTCGGAGACCGAAGCGCAACTGACCGCAACCGTGGCTACATGCGCGGCGCAATCGCCGGTTTCCTTGAATTGCTGGACGGCTTCAAACGGCGCAAAGGGGTTGTCGTCGTCTCGGCGTGTAACAACCCGGATCACCTCGACCCGGCAATCCGCCGGTCAGGCAGGCTTGGACAGCATTTTGAAGTGACGCTGCCTGATGAAAATGCCCGACGTTCAATTCTGAAGTATCACATCGGCATCGACCTCGATCCGAACCAGGCCGAGCAGTTCACCCTTGCGACCGAGGGCTATTCCGGAGCCGATATCGGGCAGCTCGTGCGGTTTGCAAAACGAACGGCGCGACGACGAAAGGCAAGCTTCGGCGGCGCGCACATTGTCGGAGAATTGCCGCCGGCACCCGAGCTTCCGGCCGATTACCTTCATTCCGTCGCGGTCCACGAGGCCGGACACGCCATTGTCGCCGTTGAGCTCGGGTTCGGTGAACTGGTGAGCGTCAAAATTGCCAGGTACGCCATCCCTGGGAACGGCAATCAGGTCGGCGGTGCGACCTACGCGATGCCGCCGCACATGCGCAGGACCAGAGCTGCGTACCTCGACGATATCGCCGTGACTTTGGGAGGCATCGCTGCCGAAACCGTGGTGTTCGAGGCATTCTTCGACGGCGCGGCAGGTTCCCATAATGCCGATCTGAATTCGGTGACCAGAACCGCGACCCTACTGGAGGCCGCTCTGGGAATGGGACACACGTTGGTGGTCGCGGACAATGCGCCGAGCCGCCTCGAGGCACTCCGCGCCAGCGACCCCGGATTGCGGAAACGTGTGCACGACGTCATCGCCAACGAGTTCGAGCGAGCCAAGGAGATTATTCGGGGCCGACGCTCCGCGCTGGATGAGATCGCCGGACGCTTGATCGAAGCGAGATCGCTGTCCGGCGACGAGGTCCGGGAGATCGTCGAAAGACACCGTCGGCCGACGGTCAGCCTTGCAAAGCTTCCGCGCAGCATGGGAGCGTAG